The proteins below are encoded in one region of Bombus terrestris chromosome 7, iyBomTerr1.2, whole genome shotgun sequence:
- the LOC100646026 gene encoding serine/arginine repetitive matrix protein 1 isoform X3 has translation MEPEQRGRTSRASSTSSLGREVRCGCQYYQSDSLLPERRALHGRPPSRTMQQPPAVRCSEHEYEPIAAPSPSPKPATAPVVRITDTDVVPVADSDDSIDDRARLPPELTRAGDVVLPLDGKIEDTAMEARELVETGDTSEELETPQQLQERLEERFLSAATPGAESRTDGEVNTSQVDSLALEELPLRRGARGLPQRLKTQASKLRSRLRNMQRPTFAFTERQKQDKARTTSSGRSDRSRSDKRPSRMDRIRSSFSERPRFSLPDRPRLSLPDKSKFHLPERPKFNFPEKAKFHLPEKAKFTIKKPNIRLPNALTRKKSPVHEQRSTDSTMGSKKNIFDFPTYPRIFDKKSKSRGEYATSTPKDSRAQSAESATFPRTRKRTDRWTQRFSKTTAFGDEEQSNGESAVERAQPWRHPSMEMPRLSMSEEGAVTIPWEEKHREEEFQYMDYEQESPEISDRQPHPRSETSRTEEESYNRDRPESDLILYPTEKEIYQRDVREEDVEEDQEEWRPEEKIPKKQFRPIPRSRSLEEVLRARQEGYEGSFAMMDPRRYGVHKTPSEEEEYEEDMDEDEEPEPSSAQSDREQQHSSTSSCDRRRHGVIEEIDSDEFFLRERGLSQDDMTLGKYLNSEIRDVLRTEGNVLANDDMVPIPPMRKRSIRKQKEGSVESYDVMPPVRPKRDPNKIRRSESTDEQFRDQTSSDSRHRVVYQTEGEPAKLPIEPLDDIVVVKPVRRKSKSLQRSQSQLPADTPQPPSPTPVAPTRRKRLRKELERKNDEMEPICNGHTDWTSDSAPEKPLPLPPTMTTEQLEKQEVYTAEEIMTTSEENIQKLGTRLQGEKYVEPAPIPPKRRSRSRGTSVAFDEDRTSHGAESLPEAGYVEEDIPQDDLDLGRELIGYAIIEKREKPPRPPPPRRKRDKFATTPRSVPPKRPQRAYSTLGPARSKETNILTDDTYDMTLQETESTPYIEIDSDDGEHKNLRSSEVLSKMQGRPLPAPPRPPRSRKDRSIERSTREIQQEIAMETTTATQTDPLPDDLVIEEEVTQAKLLVAPSSSGSQIMVSTERIPSPSSMSTPPVPPLPISQRLRKDEQPEPSYDTVSLKSPSPTREMETFEDKHLSAPHLDEPIHRDEDTHLKSIRSALFPDEPVRISNLEVADLRVDRLSVSQIEAGKIVASEVDALVVTASELKNIGGSMEESLSPSIIRELMAIRSHLETVAASRVQVQKEESKTIEVKTDIPVAQRRSVERKPEEESICGDAEEEKPKSEDQKVIRKKAKDTSSTHTLSVAQIQKPLFH, from the exons ATGGAGCCGGAGCAACGTGGACGCACCTCACGAGCGTCGTCGACGTCGAGCCTCGGCCGCGAGGTCCGTTGTGGCTGTCAGTACTACCAGAGCGACTCGCTTCTGCCGGAACGACGTGCTCTCCACGGTAGACCGCCGTCCAGGACGATGCAGCAGCCACCTGCGGTCCGCTGCAG CGAGCACGAGTACGAACCGATCGCGGCGCCGTCGCCATCGCCAAAGCCGGCGACGGCGCCGGTCGTGCGAATTACCGACACGGATGTGGTGCCCGTCGCTGACAGCGACGACAGCATCGACGACCGGGCAAGGCTACCGCCGGAGCTGACACGGGCCGGCGATGTCGTCCTCCCGTTGGACGGCAAGATCGAGGACACCGCGATGGAAGCTCGCGAGCTGGTGGAAACCGGCGACACCTCTGAAGAATTGGAGACCCCACAACAACTGCAGGAGCGACTCGAGGAACGATTTTTAAGCGCTGCTACTCCAGGCGCTGAGTCCAGGACCGATGGAGAGGTCAACACTAGTCAA GTAGACTCGTTGGCATTGGAGGAACTTCCTCTCCGTCGCGGTGCTCGCGGCTTGCCCCAGCGGCTAAAAACGCAGGCTAGCAAGCTACGTTCGCGTCTGAGAAACATGCAACGACCCACGTTCGCCTTCACCGAGCGACAAAAGCAAGATAAGGCCAGGACGACAAGCAGCGGCCGCTCGGACAGGTCCAGATCCGATAAGAGACCCAGTCGAATGGATAGAATACGATCTTCCTTCTCAGAAAGACCTAGATTTAGCTTACCTGATCGTCCGAGGTTATCCTTGCCAGACAAATCAAAGTTTCATTTACCCGAGCGACCGAAATTCAACTTTCCTGAAAAGGCAAAATTCCATCTACCTGAGAAAGCAAAATTCACTATCAAGAAGCCTAACATTCGACTACCTAATGCTCTGACTCGCAAGAAATCCCCTGTTCACGAACAGCGATCTACAGATTCCACGATGGGCTCCAAGAAGAATATCTTCGACTTTCCTACTTATCCGCggatattcgataaaaaatcaAAGAGCAGAGGCGAATACGCGACCTCTACGCCAAAAGATTCGAGGGCACAGTCAGCAGAGAGTGCTACGTTTCCACGGACTCGTAAAAGAACCGACAGATGGACTCAGAGATTTAGCAAGACCACTGCTTTTGGCGACGAGGAGCAATCGAATGGAGAATCTGCGGTAGAAAGGGCTCAACCTTGGCGACACCCTTCCATGGAGATGCCTAGATTATCTATGAGCGAAGAAGGAGCAGTCACGATACCCTGGGAAGAGAAACACAGGGAGGAAGAGTTTCAATATATGGATTATGAACAGGAATCCCCAGAAATTTCTGATCGTCAGCCGCATCCAAGGTCAGAAACTTCCAGGACAGAAGAAGAATCGTATAACAGAGATAGACCAGAGTCAGATCTGATATTGTATCCAACTGAAAAGGAAATATATCAACGTGATGTTAGAGAAGAAGATGTGGAAGAAGATCAAGAAGAATGGAGACCAGAGGAAAAGATACCTAAAAAACAATTTAGACCTATTCCAAGATCCAGGTCCTTAGAAGAGGTTCTTCGAGCCAGGCAAGAAGGTTATGAAGGATCTTTTGCGATGATGGATCCAAGAAGATATGGAGTACACAAGACACCATCCGAAGAAGAAGAATACGAAGAAGACATGGATGAAGACGAGGAACCTGAACCATCATCCGCTCAATCGGATAGAGAACAACAACATTCGAGTACCAGCTCCTGTGATCGACGTCGACATGGGGTTATAGAAGAAATTGATTCCGACGAGTTCTTCCTGCGAGAACGTGGACTCAGTCAGGATGACATGACTCttggtaaatatttaaatagtgaAATCAGAGATGTTTTAAGAACAGAAGGAAATGTTTTAGCCAATGACGACATGGTACCAATCCCTCCCATGAGAAAGAGATCAATAAGAAAGCAAAAAGAAGGTTCCGTGGAGTCGTATGATGTAATGCCACCAGTCAGGCCAAAAAGGGATCCAAACAAGATTCGTCGGAGTGAATCTACGGATGAACAGTTCCGTGATCAAACCAGTAGCGACTCCAGACACAGGGTAGTCTATCAGACAGAAGGAGAACCTGCGAAACTACCAATTGAACCGTTGGACGATATTGTAGTAGTGAAGCCTGTGCGTAGAAAATCGAAATCCTTACAACGCAGTCAATCACAACTTCCTGCAGATACTCCTCAACCACCATCCCCAACACCAGTGGCACCAACTCGGCGGAAACGATTGCGTAAGGAACTTGAGCGTAAAAATGACGAAATGGAACCTATTTGCAATGGACACACCGATTGGACCAGTGATTCTGCCCCTGAGAAACCTCTTCCATTGCCACCTACAATGACCACAGAACAATTAGAGAAACAAGAAGTATACACAGCTGAAGAAATCATGACAACGAGTGAAGAGAATATTCAGAAACTTGGAACGAGACTTCAAGGAGAAAAATATGTGGAGCCAGCACCTATACCACCAAAAAGAAGATCTAGGTCTAGGGGAACTTCTGTAGCATTTGATGAAGATAGGACATCTCATGGTGCAGAATCATTGCCAGAAGCTGGTTATGTGGAGGAGGATATTCCACAAGATGACCTTGATCTAGGAAGAGAATTAATAGGTTATGCCATTATAGAAAAACGAGAGAAGCCACCTAGACCTCCTCCTCCGAGGAGAAAGAGGGACAAGTTTGCTACTACTCCCAGATCTGTTCCTCCTAAACGTCCCCAAAGAGCGTACAGTACTCTTGGCCCAGCTAGGTCTAAGGAGACTAATATATTAACTGACGATACTTATGATATGACCCTGCAAGAAACTGAGTCTACTCCTTACATAGAAATCGACTCCGATGATGGAGAACACAAAAACCTGCGTAGCAGTGAAGTTCTGAGTAAAATGCAGGGACGACCACTGCCAGCCCCACCTAGACCACCAAGATCTAGAAAAGATAGATCTATAGAAAGATCCACTCGTGAGATACAACAGGAAATTGCTATGGAAACGACCACTGCCACGCAGACAGATCCCTTACCTGATGACTTGGTGATAGAGGAAGAAGTAACACAGGCGAAGCTACTTGTAGCACCATCTAGCTCAGGCTCCCAGATTATGGTATCCACAGAGAGAATACCCAGTCCATCAAGTATGAGCACACCACCTGTTCCTCCTTTACCAATATCTCAAAGACTACGCAAGGATGAACAACCAGAACCTTCATACGATACTGTCTCATTAAAATCTCCATCTCCAACTAGAGAAATGGAAACTTTTGAGGATAAACACTTATCCGCGCCACATCTAGATGAACCGATTCATAGAGACGAAGACACACATTTAAAGTCCATTAGATCCGCCCTGTTTCCAGATGAACCTGTGAGGATCAGCAATCTAGAAGTTGCTGACTTAAGAGTGGATCGTCTGAGCGTTTCCCAAATTGAAGCTGGTAAAATCGTTGCATCTGAAGTGGATGCATTGGTCGTTACTGCGTCTGAGTTGAAGAATATAGGTGGCAGCATGGAGGAGAGTCTGTCTCCCTCTATTATTAGGGAGTTGATGGCTATAAGAAGCCATTTGGAGACTGTGGCTGCATCCAGGGTTCAGGTTCAGAAGGAAGAGAGCAAAACGATTGAGGTGAAGACAGACATTCCCGTTGCACAGAGGCGGAGCGTCGAAAGGAAACCTGAAGAAGAGTCAATTTGTGGAGATGCAGAGGAAGAGAAACCAAAGAGCGAGGATCAAAAGGTTATTAGAAAAAAAGCAAAGGATACATCAAGCACACATACACTATCGGTCGCGCAG ATACAGAAACCTCTCTTTCATTGA
- the LOC100646026 gene encoding serine/arginine repetitive matrix protein 1 isoform X4, giving the protein MEPEQRGRTSRASSTSSLGREVRCGCQYYQSDSLLPERRALHGRPPSRTMQQPPAVRCSEHEYEPIAAPSPSPKPATAPVVRITDTDVVPVADSDDSIDDRARLPPELTRAGDVVLPLDGKIEDTAMEARELVETGDTSEELETPQQLQERLEERFLSAATPGAESRTDGEVNTSQVDSLALEELPLRRGARGLPQRLKTQASKLRSRLRNMQRPTFAFTERQKQDKARTTSSGRSDRSRSDKRPSRMDRIRSSFSERPRFSLPDRPRLSLPDKSKFHLPERPKFNFPEKAKFHLPEKAKFTIKKPNIRLPNALTRKKSPVHEQRSTDSTMGSKKNIFDFPTYPRIFDKKSKSRGEYATSTPKDSRAQSAESATFPRTRKRTDRWTQRFSKTTAFGDEEQSNGESAVERAQPWRHPSMEMPRLSMSEEGAVTIPWEEKHREEEFQYMDYEQESPEISDRQPHPRSETSRTEEESYNRDRPESDLILYPTEKEIYQRDVREEDVEEDQEEWRPEEKIPKKQFRPIPRSRSLEEVLRARQEGYEGSFAMMDPRRYGVHKTPSEEEEYEEDMDEDEEPEPSSAQSDREQQHSSTSSCDRRRHGVIEEIDSDEFFLRERGLSQDDMTLGKYLNSEIRDVLRTEGNVLANDDMVPIPPMRKRSIRKQKEGSVESYDVMPPVRPKRDPNKIRRSESTDEQFRDQTSSDSRHRVVYQTEGEPAKLPIEPLDDIVVVKPVRRKSKSLQRSQSQLPADTPQPPSPTPVAPTRRKRLRKELERKNDEMEPICNGHTDWTSDSAPEKPLPLPPTMTTEQLEKQEVYTAEEIMTTSEENIQKLGTRLQGEKYVEPAPIPPKRRSRSRGTSVAFDEDRTSHGAESLPEAGYVEEDIPQDDLDLGRELIGYAIIEKREKPPRPPPPRRKRDKFATTPRSVPPKRPQRAYSTLGPARSKETNILTDDTYDMTLQETESTPYIEIDSDDGEHKNLRSSEVLSKMQGRPLPAPPRPPRSRKDRSIERSTREIQQEIAMETTTATQTDPLPDDLVIEEEVTQAKLLVAPSSSGSQIMVSTERIPSPSSMSTPPVPPLPISQRLRKDEQPEPSYDTVSLKSPSPTREMETFEDKHLSAPHLDEPIHRDEDTHLKSIRSALFPDEPVRISNLEVADLRVDRLSVSQIEAGKIVASEVDALVVTASELKNIGGSMEESLSPSIIRELMAIRSHLETVAASRVQVQKEESKTIEVKTDIPVAQRRSVERKPEEESICGDAEEEKPKSEDQKIQKPLFH; this is encoded by the exons ATGGAGCCGGAGCAACGTGGACGCACCTCACGAGCGTCGTCGACGTCGAGCCTCGGCCGCGAGGTCCGTTGTGGCTGTCAGTACTACCAGAGCGACTCGCTTCTGCCGGAACGACGTGCTCTCCACGGTAGACCGCCGTCCAGGACGATGCAGCAGCCACCTGCGGTCCGCTGCAG CGAGCACGAGTACGAACCGATCGCGGCGCCGTCGCCATCGCCAAAGCCGGCGACGGCGCCGGTCGTGCGAATTACCGACACGGATGTGGTGCCCGTCGCTGACAGCGACGACAGCATCGACGACCGGGCAAGGCTACCGCCGGAGCTGACACGGGCCGGCGATGTCGTCCTCCCGTTGGACGGCAAGATCGAGGACACCGCGATGGAAGCTCGCGAGCTGGTGGAAACCGGCGACACCTCTGAAGAATTGGAGACCCCACAACAACTGCAGGAGCGACTCGAGGAACGATTTTTAAGCGCTGCTACTCCAGGCGCTGAGTCCAGGACCGATGGAGAGGTCAACACTAGTCAA GTAGACTCGTTGGCATTGGAGGAACTTCCTCTCCGTCGCGGTGCTCGCGGCTTGCCCCAGCGGCTAAAAACGCAGGCTAGCAAGCTACGTTCGCGTCTGAGAAACATGCAACGACCCACGTTCGCCTTCACCGAGCGACAAAAGCAAGATAAGGCCAGGACGACAAGCAGCGGCCGCTCGGACAGGTCCAGATCCGATAAGAGACCCAGTCGAATGGATAGAATACGATCTTCCTTCTCAGAAAGACCTAGATTTAGCTTACCTGATCGTCCGAGGTTATCCTTGCCAGACAAATCAAAGTTTCATTTACCCGAGCGACCGAAATTCAACTTTCCTGAAAAGGCAAAATTCCATCTACCTGAGAAAGCAAAATTCACTATCAAGAAGCCTAACATTCGACTACCTAATGCTCTGACTCGCAAGAAATCCCCTGTTCACGAACAGCGATCTACAGATTCCACGATGGGCTCCAAGAAGAATATCTTCGACTTTCCTACTTATCCGCggatattcgataaaaaatcaAAGAGCAGAGGCGAATACGCGACCTCTACGCCAAAAGATTCGAGGGCACAGTCAGCAGAGAGTGCTACGTTTCCACGGACTCGTAAAAGAACCGACAGATGGACTCAGAGATTTAGCAAGACCACTGCTTTTGGCGACGAGGAGCAATCGAATGGAGAATCTGCGGTAGAAAGGGCTCAACCTTGGCGACACCCTTCCATGGAGATGCCTAGATTATCTATGAGCGAAGAAGGAGCAGTCACGATACCCTGGGAAGAGAAACACAGGGAGGAAGAGTTTCAATATATGGATTATGAACAGGAATCCCCAGAAATTTCTGATCGTCAGCCGCATCCAAGGTCAGAAACTTCCAGGACAGAAGAAGAATCGTATAACAGAGATAGACCAGAGTCAGATCTGATATTGTATCCAACTGAAAAGGAAATATATCAACGTGATGTTAGAGAAGAAGATGTGGAAGAAGATCAAGAAGAATGGAGACCAGAGGAAAAGATACCTAAAAAACAATTTAGACCTATTCCAAGATCCAGGTCCTTAGAAGAGGTTCTTCGAGCCAGGCAAGAAGGTTATGAAGGATCTTTTGCGATGATGGATCCAAGAAGATATGGAGTACACAAGACACCATCCGAAGAAGAAGAATACGAAGAAGACATGGATGAAGACGAGGAACCTGAACCATCATCCGCTCAATCGGATAGAGAACAACAACATTCGAGTACCAGCTCCTGTGATCGACGTCGACATGGGGTTATAGAAGAAATTGATTCCGACGAGTTCTTCCTGCGAGAACGTGGACTCAGTCAGGATGACATGACTCttggtaaatatttaaatagtgaAATCAGAGATGTTTTAAGAACAGAAGGAAATGTTTTAGCCAATGACGACATGGTACCAATCCCTCCCATGAGAAAGAGATCAATAAGAAAGCAAAAAGAAGGTTCCGTGGAGTCGTATGATGTAATGCCACCAGTCAGGCCAAAAAGGGATCCAAACAAGATTCGTCGGAGTGAATCTACGGATGAACAGTTCCGTGATCAAACCAGTAGCGACTCCAGACACAGGGTAGTCTATCAGACAGAAGGAGAACCTGCGAAACTACCAATTGAACCGTTGGACGATATTGTAGTAGTGAAGCCTGTGCGTAGAAAATCGAAATCCTTACAACGCAGTCAATCACAACTTCCTGCAGATACTCCTCAACCACCATCCCCAACACCAGTGGCACCAACTCGGCGGAAACGATTGCGTAAGGAACTTGAGCGTAAAAATGACGAAATGGAACCTATTTGCAATGGACACACCGATTGGACCAGTGATTCTGCCCCTGAGAAACCTCTTCCATTGCCACCTACAATGACCACAGAACAATTAGAGAAACAAGAAGTATACACAGCTGAAGAAATCATGACAACGAGTGAAGAGAATATTCAGAAACTTGGAACGAGACTTCAAGGAGAAAAATATGTGGAGCCAGCACCTATACCACCAAAAAGAAGATCTAGGTCTAGGGGAACTTCTGTAGCATTTGATGAAGATAGGACATCTCATGGTGCAGAATCATTGCCAGAAGCTGGTTATGTGGAGGAGGATATTCCACAAGATGACCTTGATCTAGGAAGAGAATTAATAGGTTATGCCATTATAGAAAAACGAGAGAAGCCACCTAGACCTCCTCCTCCGAGGAGAAAGAGGGACAAGTTTGCTACTACTCCCAGATCTGTTCCTCCTAAACGTCCCCAAAGAGCGTACAGTACTCTTGGCCCAGCTAGGTCTAAGGAGACTAATATATTAACTGACGATACTTATGATATGACCCTGCAAGAAACTGAGTCTACTCCTTACATAGAAATCGACTCCGATGATGGAGAACACAAAAACCTGCGTAGCAGTGAAGTTCTGAGTAAAATGCAGGGACGACCACTGCCAGCCCCACCTAGACCACCAAGATCTAGAAAAGATAGATCTATAGAAAGATCCACTCGTGAGATACAACAGGAAATTGCTATGGAAACGACCACTGCCACGCAGACAGATCCCTTACCTGATGACTTGGTGATAGAGGAAGAAGTAACACAGGCGAAGCTACTTGTAGCACCATCTAGCTCAGGCTCCCAGATTATGGTATCCACAGAGAGAATACCCAGTCCATCAAGTATGAGCACACCACCTGTTCCTCCTTTACCAATATCTCAAAGACTACGCAAGGATGAACAACCAGAACCTTCATACGATACTGTCTCATTAAAATCTCCATCTCCAACTAGAGAAATGGAAACTTTTGAGGATAAACACTTATCCGCGCCACATCTAGATGAACCGATTCATAGAGACGAAGACACACATTTAAAGTCCATTAGATCCGCCCTGTTTCCAGATGAACCTGTGAGGATCAGCAATCTAGAAGTTGCTGACTTAAGAGTGGATCGTCTGAGCGTTTCCCAAATTGAAGCTGGTAAAATCGTTGCATCTGAAGTGGATGCATTGGTCGTTACTGCGTCTGAGTTGAAGAATATAGGTGGCAGCATGGAGGAGAGTCTGTCTCCCTCTATTATTAGGGAGTTGATGGCTATAAGAAGCCATTTGGAGACTGTGGCTGCATCCAGGGTTCAGGTTCAGAAGGAAGAGAGCAAAACGATTGAGGTGAAGACAGACATTCCCGTTGCACAGAGGCGGAGCGTCGAAAGGAAACCTGAAGAAGAGTCAATTTGTGGAGATGCAGAGGAAGAGAAACCAAAGAGCGAGGATCAAAAG ATACAGAAACCTCTCTTTCATTGA